AGCTAAAGAGACCGCAATAGCATCAGTTATATCAAGTGGTTTGATCTCTTGTTTTATACCTAAGATTTTCTTTACCATAAAGGCAACTTGTTCTTTACTAGCTTTTGCTTTTCCTGTTACGCTTTTTTTAACCTGAAGTGGCGTGTACTCATAAAATTCACCATGAATTTGTAATATCCTAAGACTTAATGCACCTCTAAATTGAGCTAGTTTTAAAACACTTTGTGGATTATAAGCAAAGAAAATATCCTCAATTGCCACATCATCAATGCTGTGTTTTCTAAAAATGATATCTAAT
The sequence above is a segment of the Campylobacter corcagiensis genome. Coding sequences within it:
- the ruvC gene encoding crossover junction endodeoxyribonuclease RuvC, coding for MKILGIDPGTRNCGYSIIEKDGVNIKLIEAGLIKIKPSTLNYQITELCEGLDIIFRKHSIDDVAIEDIFFAYNPQSVLKLAQFRGALSLRILQIHGEFYEYTPLQVKKSVTGKAKASKEQVAFMVKKILGIKQEIKPLDITDAIAVSLAHANGMKFKSLKGL